In a single window of the Leptospira wolffii serovar Khorat str. Khorat-H2 genome:
- a CDS encoding S-adenosylmethionine decarboxylase has translation MSLRTQDKLKVVNRFSYLRNTIEIGTTETGETFVFSKERIPAGEVVAVWGGKAVHKNELAGMSGLSTPHRVHGDFYLVSPLHDDGIDSVHLIRQSSEANCGFQGDITLVALKDIEAGEEITYHPAMKNPELAWARSEEAEIVRKRFNGNFPTYIQSKIESDSELKVYEPFKDGAWGLLTSIDLENCNGDLIRDADAIRRYVVELCELIEMKRFGETQVVYFGEDDRVAGYSMVQLIETSCISAHFANDTNTSYIDIFSCKGYDPKVAAEFTRQFFKGDTMRLTVTNRF, from the coding sequence ATGAGCCTGAGGACCCAAGACAAACTAAAAGTCGTTAATCGTTTTTCTTATTTGAGAAATACCATCGAAATCGGTACTACGGAGACCGGAGAGACCTTTGTTTTTAGCAAAGAAAGGATCCCTGCCGGAGAAGTGGTAGCAGTATGGGGAGGCAAAGCCGTTCATAAGAACGAGCTAGCCGGAATGTCCGGACTCTCCACTCCTCACCGTGTTCACGGAGACTTCTACCTGGTTTCTCCGCTACACGACGACGGAATCGATTCCGTGCATTTGATCCGCCAAAGCTCCGAGGCAAATTGCGGCTTCCAAGGGGATATTACCCTGGTTGCCCTCAAGGATATCGAAGCGGGCGAGGAAATCACTTACCATCCTGCGATGAAAAACCCGGAATTAGCCTGGGCTCGCAGCGAGGAAGCCGAGATCGTACGTAAGAGATTCAACGGTAATTTCCCGACTTATATCCAATCCAAAATCGAATCCGATTCGGAACTGAAAGTCTACGAACCGTTCAAGGACGGAGCCTGGGGACTGCTCACTTCCATCGATTTGGAGAATTGTAACGGAGATCTGATCCGTGACGCGGACGCGATCCGACGTTACGTCGTGGAACTTTGCGAACTCATCGAAATGAAGCGTTTCGGAGAAACCCAAGTGGTATACTTCGGAGAAGACGATCGCGTTGCTGGATATTCCATGGTGCAACTCATCGAGACTTCCTGTATCTCCGCTCACTTTGCGAACGATACCAATACTTCCTACATCGATATCTTTTCCTGCAAAGGATACGATCCGAAAGTCGCGGCCGAGTTCACTCGTCAGTTCTTCAAAGGCGACACGATGCGCCTGACCGTAACGAACCGCTTCTAA
- the speD gene encoding adenosylmethionine decarboxylase: MNALGKHVIAEFYECDYETINNHELVEDIMLKAVDLSGATTVKSVFHRFSPFGVSGVVVVSESHFAIHTWPEYGYCAIDVFTCGDLIDNQAALEYLKERFGSKSISVVEMKRGLLKLGVDLPHKPVGK; this comes from the coding sequence ATGAACGCATTGGGTAAGCACGTAATTGCAGAGTTTTATGAGTGTGATTACGAGACCATCAACAATCACGAATTGGTAGAAGATATCATGTTGAAGGCAGTCGACCTCTCCGGCGCCACCACGGTTAAATCTGTGTTTCATAGATTTAGTCCTTTCGGTGTTAGCGGTGTGGTTGTCGTGAGCGAATCCCATTTCGCGATACATACCTGGCCCGAATACGGTTACTGTGCTATCGACGTCTTTACTTGTGGAGACTTGATCGATAACCAGGCCGCTCTGGAATATCTCAAGGAACGCTTCGGCTCAAAGAGCATCTCCGTCGTGGAAATGAAGCGAGGTTTGTTGAAACTTGGCGTTGACCTACCTCACAAACCAGTTGGGAAATAA